The following are encoded together in the Oncorhynchus clarkii lewisi isolate Uvic-CL-2024 chromosome 25, UVic_Ocla_1.0, whole genome shotgun sequence genome:
- the LOC139383297 gene encoding pinin: MAVAVGSLQAQLEKAKESLKNVDDNIRKLTGRDPNELRPGQARRPTIPGVGGRGRGINLLRRGLSDIGGGPGGPPAKQRDIEGALLRLAGDQRARRDSRHDSDAEDDDDVKKPALQSSVVATSKERTRRDLIQDQTMDERGKQRNRRMFGLLMGTLQKFKQESNVATDRQKKRIEIEQKLEVQAEQERKKVEGERRELFDERRAKQTELKLLEQKVELAHLQEEWNVHNTKIVKYIRTKTKPPIFYLPGRMCSATQKLFDESQKKMNVMFEERCEAFAEYLNKMEARPRRQSLRDNALGKDLKKEEQEEGKPTGQVVKATGNRFNVEMEDEPTLEGDVGVKRKEDRKKKPGERVREQAPKKGENEENGQDIRIIEFREVEEQMEVTAVVREAEWQVGDQDKKMEDSLVIGGAEVDNEKEAEQQQQVKVEKENKPLQNQDPTAVSDDQEKSFEMQPTEDEEPHTEVSIPLLSEPNPSLEVSDGASIAPEVQIPLLEAGTEPLTTEQSQEADQGAMKQTVDVQPAQYDAAPKELEPLIGESSRGCGKSKSKDKKGDVRGSSSSSSSSSGSSSSGSSGSSSGSSSRSSSSSGSSSSSSSSRSRSRGRKDRKHRRKSSERKKGGGDKSQKSSMASGRESKGSREKGSKSDRKRTGSEGCRSGKMSSRSDRDRKSDRKEKRR, from the exons ATGGCGGTGGCAGTAGGTTCTTTGCAAGCCCAGCTTGAGAAAGCTAAAGAGAGTTTGAAAAATGTAGACGATAATATCCGTAAATTAACTGGCCGGGATCCTAATGAATTGAG ACCTGGCCAAGCTAGAAGGCCAACCATCCCAGGTGTTGGAGGTAGGGGACGAGGAATCAACTTGTTAAG ACGTGGACTCTCCGACATTGGTGGAGGACCTGGAGGACCCCCAGCTAAACAGAGGGACATTGAAGGGGCCCTTCTGAG GCTGGCCGGTGACCAGCGAGCGAGGAGAGATTCACGCCATGACAGTGACGCTGAGGATGATGACGATGTCAAGAAG CCAGCGTTGCAGTCATCAGTAGTAGCTACCTCCAAGGAGCGTACGCGTCGAGACCTGATACAGGATCAGACCATGGATGAGAGGGGAAAACAAAG GAATCGACGCATGTTTGGCCTGTTGATGGGAACGTTACAGAAATTTAAGCAGGAATCTAATGTGGCAACAGATAGG CAAAAGAAACGCATTGAGATTGAACAGAAATTGGAAGTTCAAGCTGAACAAGAACGCAAGAAAGTAGAGGGTGAAAGACGAGAGCTCTTTGATGAGAGGCGTGCCAAGCAGACAGAGCTAAAACTGTTGGAACAGAAAGTGGAGCTTGCTCACTTG CAAGAGGAGTGGAATGTGCACAATACAAAAATTGTCAAGTACATCCGCACAAAGACCAAGCCACCCATATTCTATCTGCCTGGGAGGATGTGCTCAGCCACTCAGAAGCTCTTTGATGAGTCGCAGAAAAAAATGAATG TTATGTTTGAGGAGAGATGCGAGGCGTTTGCCGAGTATCTGAATAAGATGGAGGCTCGGCCTCGACGCCAGTCTCTGAGGGACAACGCTCTGGGTAAGGACCTGAAGAAAGAAGAACAAGAGGAGGGTAAGCCCACGGGTCAGGTAGTCAAAGCGACAGGTAATCGGTTTAATGTGGAGATGGAGGACGAGCCAACACTAGAGGGGGATGTGGGTGTAAAGCGTAAGGAGGACAGAAAGAAAAAGccaggagagagagtcagggagcaggCACCTAAGAAGGGGGAGAATGAGGAAAATGGTCAAGACATTAGAATAATAGAGTTCAGAGAGGTGGAAGAGCAGATGGAGGTTACTGCAGTGGTGAGGGAGGCTGAATGGCAGGTCGGGGATCAGGATAAGAAGATGGAGGATAGTTTGGTGATAGGTGGGGCAGAGGTAGATAATGAGAAGGAAGCAGAACAGCAGCAACAGGTTAAGGTAGAAAAGGAAAATAAGCCGCTTCAGAATCAGGACCCCACAGCTGTGTCAGACGACCAGGAGAAAAGCTTTGAAATGCAACCAACTGAAGATGAAGAGCCACATACAGAAGTGTCCATACCCCTGCTCTCAGAGCCCAACCCTAGTCTGGAAGTCTCTGATGGAGCATCTATAGCCCCTGAGGTTCAGATCCCCCTGCTGGAGGCTGGAACAGAGCCTCTCACAACAGAGCAGAGCCAAGAGGCTGATCAAGGTGCAATGAAGCAGACTGTTGATGTCCAGCCTGCCCAGTATGATGCTGCCCCCAAGGAGCTGGAGCCTCTGATCGGGGAATCAAGCAGGGGATGTGGAAAGTCCAAGTCAAAGGACAAGAAGGGAGATGTTCGTGGCAGCAGTAGCTCCTCAAGTAGCTCTTCTGGCTCCTCGTCCAGCGGGAGCTCCGGCTCCTCTAGCGGCTCCTCCAGCAGGAGCAGCTCCTCCAGCGGCAGCTCCTCTTCCAGCTCCTCTAGTAGGAGCCGCAGCCGGGGGAGGAAGGACAGGAAGCACAGGAGGAAGTCGTccgagaggaagaagggaggtgGTGACAAGAGCCAGAAGTCATCCATGGCCAGTGGTCGTGAATCCAAAGGTTCCAGAGAGAAGGGCTCTAAGTCTGACAGGAAGAGGACCGGCTCTGAGGGCTGCCGGTCAGGGAAGATGTCCTCTCGCAGTGACCGGGATCGCAAGTCTGATAGGAAGGAAAAAAGACGTTAA
- the LOC139383296 gene encoding gem-associated protein 2, with protein MKSDVEELMPRLLPVETCDTGEDFNLNEPPRNPQEYLRQVQLEASLCPDVVVAKIDPKKLRKKQSVNVSLTGCQAAPQGFSPSLKWQRQQVSNFSEIRQSISKHRQHWSDHALDDNVLMPKQDAEEQWKKFCLGENVYLNSPPIDPGVEDRGLDYVKVGFPPFLSIVSRLNQATISAVLEYLINWFEEREFVPQLGRWLYALLACLEKPLLPEAHSLIRQLARRSSEVRANLESQEDERLSPLNLMICLVARYFDQNDLADKED; from the exons ATGAAATCCGATGTGGAGGAACTGATGCCCAGGCTTCTGCCTGTGGAAACATGCGACACTGGCGAAGACTTCAATCTAAACGAGCCTCCAAGAAATCCCCAGGAGTATTTGAGACAGGTTCA ATTAGAGGCGTCTCTCTGTCCTGATGTTGTGGTGGCGAAGATTGATCCAAAGAAATTGAGAAAGAAACAATCAGTGAACGTGTCG CTCACAGGTTGCCAAGCTGCTCCTCAAGGATTTTCACCGAGTTTAAAATGGCAGCGACAGCAAGTCAGCAACTTCTCAGAAATAAGACAG AGTATCAGTAAGCATAGACAACACTGGAGTGATCATGCATTGGATGACAATGTGTTAATG CCAAAACAGGACGCGGAGGAACAATGGAAAAAGTTCTGCCTGGGTGAAAATGTTTATTTGAACTCCCCTCCCATTGACCCTGGTGTTGAAGATCGAGGCCTTGATTATGTGAAG GTTGGTTTTCCACCTTTCCTTAGTATAGTGAGCAGATTAAATCAG GCCACAATCTCTGCAGTTTTGGAGTACTTGATAAACTGGTTTGAAGAGAGAGAGTTTGTCCCGCAGTTG GGAAGATGGCTGTATGCACTGCTGGCTTGCCTTGAGAAACCTCTTCTCCCTGAAGCACATTCCCTAATAAGACAGCTGGCCAGACGGAGTTCTGAAGTGCGGGCCAATCTG GAAAGCCAGGAAGATGAAAGGTTGTCTCCTCTAAACTTGATGATCTGCCTTGTTGCTAG gtaCTTTGATCAGAACGACTTGGCCGATAAGGAGGACTAA